The nucleotide window GAATTGCTCCAGGTTGATAACGAAACCATAGATACCCACCTTGCGCTGGGTAATCTTTTTCGTTCTCGTGGAGAAGTCGACCGCGCAATTCGTATTCACCAAAATCTTATTTCCCGTTCGGGGCTGACTCTAGACCAGAAAAATCTCGCCCTTCAGCAACTTGCTAAAGATTACATGGTTTCTGGTTTTTTAGACCGTGCGGAAAAGATATTTGAACAGTTAGTCGAAGAGCCGGAACATCGAGAAGGAGCACTTCAGCAGCTTGTGACCATTTACCAGCAAACGCGTGAATGGGAAAAAGCGATTCACTATGCCAACCAATTGGCAAAAGTGAGTAATAAGCGCTCTCGAATGCGAGCGAATATTGCTCATTACTGGTGTGAAATTGCCATGTTAGATCAATCTGATGGCAACAAGGGTAAAGCGGTTCAGCATTTTAAAAAAGCACTCTCTGAAGACCCAAAATGTGTGCGTGCTAGTATTGCTCTGGGGCGCATGTATTTAGAGTCGGAAGATTACAAACAAACCATTAAATATTTAACTTCAATCCTGGAGCAAGACAAAGACTTTATTAGCGATGTTTTGCCTACGATTGCAGAGTGCTACCACCACTTAGGGCAAGAAGATGAGCTGGTGGAATTCCTTCGGGCTTGTATCGATAAGAAAGCTGGAGTGTCAGCAGAATTAATGCTGGCACAGTTGGTTGCGCATCACGAAAGCGTGGGCGCAGCACAGGAGCTGTTGACCAAGCAGCTACTGAAAAATCCGACCATGAAAGGTTTCTACCGTTTGATTGATTACCATATTGCAGAGGCGGAAGATGGTCGTGCAAAAGACAGTCTTTCAACCTTACAAGCCATGGTTGGTGAACAGCTAAAAGTGAAACCTCATTATCGATGCAGAAAATGTGGTTTTTCTACTCATTCCCTGTATTGGCATTGTCCATCCTGTAAGGGATGGGGGACGATCAAACCAATCCGTGGATTGGATGGTGAATAATTTTAGTGCAGCTGGCAGGTTTTCTGTCCGCTGCATTTTTTTAGAAAAAAGAAAATTTTAGGAGATGAAATGATCGACCAAAAAGTTATTGTCGCACTGGATTATGATAACCAAGCTGATGCGCTTGCGTTTGTAGATCGCATTGATCCTGCGTCATGCCGTTTAAAAGTCGGCAAAGAGATGTTTACACTATTTGGTCCTGATTTCGTACGTGAGCTACACAAACGTGGTTTCTCTGTATTTTTGGATTTAAAATTTCACGATATCCCAAATACTTGTTCGAAAGCCGTGCGTGCGGCAGCGGAACTGGGTGTTTGGATGGTGAATGTTCATGCAAGCGGCGGTGAACGTATGATGGCAGCGTCTCGTGAGATTCTGGAACCATATGGTAAAGATCGTCCGTTGCTGATTGGTGTAACGGTACTAACCAGCATGGAACAGAGTGATTTGGCAGGGATTGGTTTGAATGTCGCGCCTCAAGAGCAAGTGATCCGCCTTGCAACACTAACGAAAAACTCTGGTCTTGATGGCGTAGTATGTTCTGCGCAAGAAGCTTCAATGTTGAAAGGCGAGCTGGGCAAAGAGTTTAAGCTGGTGACACCTGGTATTCGTCCTGCTGGTTCTGAGCAAGGTGACCAGCGTCGTATCATGACACCAGTAGACGCGATTCAAGCTGGCTCTGACTACCTTGTCATTGGTCGTCCTATTACTCAGGCTAGTGATCCTGCTACGGTATTGAAGTCAATTAACGATAGCTTGGCGAACATGTAACAACGTAACTCATTGTTTTGTTGTCCATAAGGTGAAGTAGCAATACTTCACCTTTTTATTATTAAAGTTGGTACTTTTTAGGTTTAATACTCTACGGCCAATCGACTTTGAACCAGGGCATAACACTATATCGGTCACAATTTAATAACATAAAGCGCTGTGATAAACAGAAAATGCAAGCGTGTGTTATTGATGGGTTGCGTTACAAATAGGTTACGAATACTATGACGGAGATGCATTTACTGCGTTGTAAGGTCTAGGATGACCTGGTGAATCTCTTTGAAACTAATGCAGAAGTTGGCAGGACGTCGCTTCGTATTATACTTTTTTACTTTCCTGTCTGCGTAGGGCTATTCTCGCAGATCTTGTGAGCTTCACTCACGGTCTTCCTTGTATCTACCTTAGATCGCAAATCATAACAAGGAAGAAAAATGACCAAGAAACTGCCATTTTCAGTATTAGCAATACTAACGGCGACCAGTTTTCAGCTGAATGCCGCTGAATTGCCAGCCGATATTGAATGGACTTCAAACAACAATGAGCCTCTGTTCGCTTCAGAAGAAGCGGTTCACGGTGGCACTTATCGCACTTATATTGAAAGCTTCCCACAGACATTACGCAGTGTTGGCCCTGATGCAAACTCAGGCTTACGTCAATACCTAATGGATGGTACGCCAAAAATGGCGCAACGCCATCCAAATACGGGCAAATGGATTCCGCAACTGGCTAAGTCATGGGCGTTTGGGGAAGACAATAAAACGGTTTATTTTAAGCTAGATGAAACCGCAAAATGGTCGGATGGTGAGAAGATTACTGCCGATGACTACGTCTTTATGATGCAGTACTACACATCAAAAGACATCATTGATCCTTGGTATAACGACTTCTTCACTAACAGTATCGTAAGTGTCGAAAAAATTGATGACTACACCATCCAAGTGAACCTTGCTGTTGCTCAGAGTCATGACTCCCTGATGGTGATGATCAACATGCCGAGTAATGGTTTCCAGCCTCGTCCGAAACATTTCTTTGAAGGTGAAAAAGACGAAAACAATGATGGTATGCCGGATAACTTTGTACGTAAGTTTAACTTCAAAGCGGAACCGACGGCAGCAGTCTACTACTTAGACAAAGTGAAAAAAGGCAAAAGTGTTACCTTTAAGCACGTTGGTGAAGATTGGTGGGGTTACAACAACCGTTACTACAAAAACCGTTACAACGTAGATAAAGTCCGTATTACTGTCATTCGCGATCCTGACATCGCGCTTAAGCACTTTGAAAAAGGTAATCTGGATTACTTCGAAATGGTGTTGCCGAACTATTGGCACGATAAGACCAACACCGATGTTTATAAAAACGGTTATATCGAGAAATATTGGGGCTTCAACCAAGCACCACAAGGTGCTGGTGGTGTTTGGATGAACACGGCAATGCCGATGCTTGATAACCTTGAGGTGCGTAAAGGCATCATGGTAGCAACCGATTTTGACGGTATGATCGAGAATATCATGCGTGGTGACTACTCTCGTAAGCCACACGGCCTTGGTTTTGGCCATGGTGAGTACGATGATCCGAATAATACGCCACCGAAGTTTGATGTGGCTTCAGCCGTTAAACATTTTGAGAAAGCCGGGTTTGATACCGTTGGGGCGGATGGCATTCGTGTGAACGACAAGGGCCAGCGCTTGAGCTTTGCGATTACCTATGGTTACAACTCTTGGACTCCGCGAATTGCTTATCTCAAAGAGCAAGCTAAGTTAGCGGGTTTGGAGTTTACCCTTAACTTAGTAGATGGTTCATCAGCGTTTAAATATATCCTGGAGAAGAAACATCAATTGGCCTTCTTGAATATGGGCTCAGGCGAAATTCCAGCATACTGGGAATACCTACACTCAGATAATGCGAACAAACCTCAGACTAACGCACACACCAATTTCAGCAGCCCAGAGCTGGATAAGTTGATTGAAGCGTATGACTCAGAGTTTGATCAGCAAAAACGTTACGAACTGTCACACCAGATTCAAGAGTATGTCACTGAAGCAAACATCATCGTTCCTGGGTATATGGTGCCTTACTCACGTGTTGCTCATTGGCGCTGGGTGAAAATTCCAAAAGATGGCATGACAAAAGCGACCGAATGGATCCTGCATCCAATGGATATTGGTAACTTCTGGATTGATTCTGACGTGAAAAAAGAGACGGAAGATGCGATGGACGACGGCAAAACGTTCCCTGAAGTGAGTGTCGTTGATGATCGTTACAAGTTGTAGTTTTAGCTTCAATAAATGACGATAAGCCCTGTCTCGAAGAGGTAGGGTTTTTTTATTTTATCTATTTGATATATTAATAGTTAAATAAAAAATGAATCTATCTTTCATATTTATTCCCTTTAGTAATTCCATCTCCACTTTATTATGTGTTTTCAAGTCCATTTAATGTTTCACCTGTATTGAAAATGCATGAATATTGGCGAGATTGTGGAGTTGGTTAGTATA belongs to Vibrio sp. STUT-A11 and includes:
- the lapB gene encoding lipopolysaccharide assembly protein LapB: MLELLFLLLPIAAAYGWYMGHRSAQQDKQKQSHQISRQYMTGLNLLLSDQSDKAVDHFIELLQVDNETIDTHLALGNLFRSRGEVDRAIRIHQNLISRSGLTLDQKNLALQQLAKDYMVSGFLDRAEKIFEQLVEEPEHREGALQQLVTIYQQTREWEKAIHYANQLAKVSNKRSRMRANIAHYWCEIAMLDQSDGNKGKAVQHFKKALSEDPKCVRASIALGRMYLESEDYKQTIKYLTSILEQDKDFISDVLPTIAECYHHLGQEDELVEFLRACIDKKAGVSAELMLAQLVAHHESVGAAQELLTKQLLKNPTMKGFYRLIDYHIAEAEDGRAKDSLSTLQAMVGEQLKVKPHYRCRKCGFSTHSLYWHCPSCKGWGTIKPIRGLDGE
- the pyrF gene encoding orotidine-5'-phosphate decarboxylase, which codes for MIDQKVIVALDYDNQADALAFVDRIDPASCRLKVGKEMFTLFGPDFVRELHKRGFSVFLDLKFHDIPNTCSKAVRAAAELGVWMVNVHASGGERMMAASREILEPYGKDRPLLIGVTVLTSMEQSDLAGIGLNVAPQEQVIRLATLTKNSGLDGVVCSAQEASMLKGELGKEFKLVTPGIRPAGSEQGDQRRIMTPVDAIQAGSDYLVIGRPITQASDPATVLKSINDSLANM
- a CDS encoding extracellular solute-binding protein, yielding MTKKLPFSVLAILTATSFQLNAAELPADIEWTSNNNEPLFASEEAVHGGTYRTYIESFPQTLRSVGPDANSGLRQYLMDGTPKMAQRHPNTGKWIPQLAKSWAFGEDNKTVYFKLDETAKWSDGEKITADDYVFMMQYYTSKDIIDPWYNDFFTNSIVSVEKIDDYTIQVNLAVAQSHDSLMVMINMPSNGFQPRPKHFFEGEKDENNDGMPDNFVRKFNFKAEPTAAVYYLDKVKKGKSVTFKHVGEDWWGYNNRYYKNRYNVDKVRITVIRDPDIALKHFEKGNLDYFEMVLPNYWHDKTNTDVYKNGYIEKYWGFNQAPQGAGGVWMNTAMPMLDNLEVRKGIMVATDFDGMIENIMRGDYSRKPHGLGFGHGEYDDPNNTPPKFDVASAVKHFEKAGFDTVGADGIRVNDKGQRLSFAITYGYNSWTPRIAYLKEQAKLAGLEFTLNLVDGSSAFKYILEKKHQLAFLNMGSGEIPAYWEYLHSDNANKPQTNAHTNFSSPELDKLIEAYDSEFDQQKRYELSHQIQEYVTEANIIVPGYMVPYSRVAHWRWVKIPKDGMTKATEWILHPMDIGNFWIDSDVKKETEDAMDDGKTFPEVSVVDDRYKL